The following proteins come from a genomic window of Gemmatimonas sp.:
- a CDS encoding NeuD/PglB/VioB family sugar acetyltransferase: MTEVCIVGAGGYGRVALSQMLDDAAYGKEWRIAGFLDSRRDVLDGYVTGCEIIGDPLTYVPRRQDVFVCAIGQPSFRPTYVLPLLAKGAHFINILTEAYIARNVTIGQGCFMERRVTIGPDCRLGNFVVLHSLSVLGHDVVVGDYSQISCFCFVGGGAEIGTGVTVFPHATILPGRRIGDGATIGAGSVVLNDVPPGATVFGNPARRIS; encoded by the coding sequence ATGACCGAAGTCTGCATCGTTGGGGCCGGTGGATACGGTCGTGTTGCGCTCAGTCAGATGCTTGATGATGCTGCCTACGGCAAGGAATGGCGGATCGCCGGCTTTCTGGACAGTCGTCGCGATGTGCTCGACGGGTATGTCACCGGATGCGAAATCATCGGCGATCCACTGACGTATGTGCCCCGGCGGCAGGACGTCTTCGTGTGCGCCATCGGCCAGCCCTCGTTTCGTCCGACCTATGTGCTGCCCCTGCTGGCCAAAGGCGCACACTTCATCAACATCCTGACGGAAGCGTACATCGCCCGCAACGTCACGATCGGGCAGGGATGCTTCATGGAACGCCGTGTGACCATCGGCCCCGATTGCCGCCTTGGCAACTTCGTGGTGCTGCACTCGCTGTCCGTACTCGGCCACGATGTCGTCGTGGGTGATTATTCGCAGATCAGCTGCTTCTGCTTCGTTGGTGGGGGGGCGGAGATCGGTACGGGCGTGACGGTGTTTCCACATGCGACCATTCTCCCGGGGCGCAGGATCGGTGATGGGGCAACCATCGGTGCGGGAAGTGTCGTGCTGAACGACGTGCCGCCCGGTGCCACGGTGTTCGGCAATCCCGCCAGGCGAATCTCCTGA
- a CDS encoding SDR family oxidoreductase yields MAELESPRAFSLAGKTVLVTGASSGLGRQIAISCSRMGAQLVITGRNEARLQATFAELDGAGHLPVCADLTVATELDALVAGMPALHGVVHAAGVQRLSPVKMLSEKLLREVLDINFVAPVMLTQRLLYRSTLVAGSSIVFITSISAIAGTAGVGPYAASKAALHGMMRCLALEQAKRRMRINCLVPSAVETPLWDDRLLAQAARHPLGVGTPGDVANATIYLLADASRWITGTELVMDGGAVAVS; encoded by the coding sequence ATGGCCGAACTCGAATCACCACGCGCGTTCTCGCTGGCAGGCAAGACGGTCTTGGTCACGGGGGCGTCCTCGGGACTCGGGCGGCAGATCGCCATCTCGTGCTCGCGAATGGGCGCGCAGCTCGTCATCACCGGTCGCAACGAGGCCCGACTGCAGGCGACCTTCGCTGAACTCGACGGTGCCGGGCATCTGCCGGTCTGCGCCGACCTGACGGTCGCGACCGAACTCGATGCGCTCGTTGCGGGCATGCCGGCCCTTCACGGTGTCGTCCATGCGGCCGGGGTGCAGCGGCTGTCTCCGGTGAAGATGCTCTCGGAGAAGCTGTTGCGCGAAGTGCTCGACATCAATTTTGTTGCGCCGGTGATGCTGACGCAGCGGCTGCTCTATCGTTCGACGCTGGTCGCGGGGAGTTCGATCGTCTTCATCACCTCGATCTCGGCCATCGCCGGAACCGCAGGCGTCGGACCGTATGCCGCGAGCAAGGCGGCCCTGCATGGCATGATGCGATGCCTCGCCCTTGAGCAAGCCAAGCGGCGTATGCGCATAAACTGCCTCGTGCCCTCGGCCGTGGAAACCCCGTTGTGGGATGATCGCCTGCTTGCACAGGCGGCGCGTCATCCGCTTGGCGTGGGTACACCCGGTGATGTGGCCAACGCCACCATCTACCTGCTGGCTGACGCAAGTCGTTGGATCACCGGCACCGAGCTCGTGATGGATGGCGGCGCGGTCGCCGTCTCATGA
- a CDS encoding SDR family oxidoreductase, translated as MSFNPFSLAGRRLLVTGASSGIGRQIAISCAEMGGTVVLTGRHGERLHDTLGHLAGSGHSAVAADLLETGAIDRVVAEAGALDGVVHAAGIARMVPFRMISHAHLDDVLGLNVHAPLLLTKALLAKRSLQQGASIVFVGAVASEVGPVATAVYSASKAALLGAARTLALEVAKHKMRANVLSPGYVRTPLLDALGRNGAKIDELLDITPLGLGEPIDVAHAAVFLLSDASRWMTRSLFIADGGLTSRMSI; from the coding sequence ATGAGCTTCAACCCGTTCAGTCTGGCTGGGCGCCGCCTGCTCGTTACCGGCGCCTCGTCGGGGATCGGCCGTCAGATTGCGATCAGTTGCGCCGAGATGGGTGGCACCGTGGTGCTCACCGGCCGTCATGGCGAGCGCCTCCACGACACGCTGGGGCATCTCGCTGGATCGGGGCACAGCGCTGTTGCTGCCGATCTCCTCGAGACCGGCGCCATCGATCGTGTGGTCGCGGAAGCAGGGGCACTGGATGGCGTGGTGCACGCCGCCGGTATCGCAAGGATGGTCCCGTTCCGCATGATCTCCCATGCGCATCTCGACGATGTCCTCGGACTGAACGTGCACGCCCCGCTTCTGCTCACCAAGGCGCTACTGGCCAAGCGATCGCTGCAGCAGGGAGCGTCCATCGTCTTTGTGGGGGCCGTCGCCTCGGAGGTTGGGCCCGTGGCCACCGCCGTCTACTCCGCCAGCAAGGCCGCGTTGCTCGGGGCGGCGCGCACGCTTGCGCTCGAAGTGGCCAAACACAAGATGCGGGCGAACGTCTTGTCGCCCGGCTACGTGCGCACACCGCTTCTGGACGCGCTCGGGAGAAACGGCGCGAAGATCGACGAGCTGCTCGATATCACCCCTCTCGGTTTGGGTGAGCCGATCGATGTGGCGCATGCGGCCGTATTCCTGCTCTCGGACGCCAGTCGCTGGATGACCCGTTCGCTGTTCATCGCCGACGGGGGACTGACTTCACGGATGAGCATCTGA
- a CDS encoding Rieske 2Fe-2S domain-containing protein codes for MKSRMVPRHYLSQDVFDREQRKLFRTLWVFAGLRTMVSKPNDFLTRKIAGIPIVIQNFDGALRAFENVCLHRGARLQCDPTGNRPLVCPYHCWKYDSTGAPSKIPLHDELYRYPEQERQGMRLRQFALRPVGNVLFINLADDPLPIEEQFDAAFLELLASSSNAYDSEVMTTTFRANFNWKIGYENLRDPNHVGFVHAKSLARSVSFGTAVDERLNHEGSRDLPPDLDRAARRALLRQFSVGGPEGTFKGEVHYDWQANVERWGNQDAYFNWLAYPNLHISTGDGGYSFSIEHHVPVSPGRTDMEIYWMTARKRAPYAYSSAVLTSKMHGSKLVVGEDIQIMEEVQAALHADGPVAHQGDYEGFNKLVERWYVDIIDTDHDV; via the coding sequence ATGAAATCTCGGATGGTGCCTCGGCACTACCTGTCGCAGGATGTGTTCGATCGTGAGCAGCGCAAGTTGTTTCGGACGCTCTGGGTGTTTGCCGGTCTGCGCACGATGGTGTCGAAGCCCAATGATTTCCTCACGAGGAAGATCGCCGGCATTCCGATCGTCATCCAGAATTTCGACGGCGCGCTGAGAGCCTTCGAGAACGTGTGCCTGCATCGCGGTGCGCGACTGCAGTGTGATCCGACGGGGAACCGTCCGCTGGTGTGCCCCTATCATTGCTGGAAGTACGACTCGACAGGCGCACCCTCGAAGATTCCGCTCCACGATGAGCTGTATCGCTACCCCGAGCAGGAGCGACAGGGCATGCGACTGCGTCAGTTTGCCCTTCGACCGGTCGGCAACGTCCTGTTCATCAACCTTGCGGACGATCCGCTCCCCATCGAAGAACAGTTCGATGCCGCCTTTCTCGAGCTGCTTGCCTCAAGCTCGAACGCATACGACAGCGAGGTCATGACGACCACGTTCCGTGCGAATTTCAACTGGAAAATCGGCTACGAGAACCTGCGCGATCCCAATCATGTGGGTTTCGTGCACGCGAAGTCTCTGGCCCGTAGCGTGTCATTCGGTACGGCGGTCGACGAACGCCTGAACCACGAGGGGAGTCGCGATCTGCCGCCGGACTTGGATCGGGCGGCCCGCCGTGCCCTGCTTCGGCAATTCAGCGTCGGTGGACCTGAGGGGACCTTCAAGGGGGAAGTCCACTACGATTGGCAGGCCAATGTCGAGCGCTGGGGGAATCAGGACGCGTACTTCAACTGGCTGGCGTATCCCAATCTCCATATCTCCACCGGCGATGGCGGCTACTCATTCAGCATCGAGCACCATGTTCCCGTCTCTCCCGGGCGCACCGACATGGAGATCTACTGGATGACCGCCAGGAAGCGGGCCCCGTATGCCTATTCAAGCGCGGTCCTGACGTCGAAGATGCACGGCAGCAAGCTCGTGGTTGGCGAGGACATCCAGATCATGGAAGAGGTGCAAGCCGCATTGCATGCCGATGGACCGGTCGCCCACCAGGGTGACTACGAGGGGTTCAACAAACTCGTGGAGCGATGGTATGTCGATATCATCGACACCGACCATGACGTCTAA